The following are encoded in a window of Rubellicoccus peritrichatus genomic DNA:
- a CDS encoding translocation/assembly module TamB domain-containing protein gives MPLKIAKKVFAITLLLGMTLAIIAVAALFSSPWWIGSVAADLARQYDVEIGSHETLSFGTIAFNDVRYDDGENLNATVKRIEAPSPPVILLARILGKFAPSIVVSDVNIIESGGTSAKTTLGKVDQPTNLPELAREYNDLGVLASDWFESITVTNLHYQQHGFRIKVPQASLAFWQINLKAILPNLDDPIQIELMLSPEQNAQTRVLDLKIAPNEIVPETIAGITVKPTQLDISGGIIRKKAKILFNAHWNDGGLIPLTAELTSNTITIPEELIDLHDDYEQPVVHFKATWADSKYAVQLVADVEPEADESEDYPTLHAQVDASGDLQSVTIESLEAHGGWLNAQLSNPISITFDNLADVPDAQLTIDANFNQQKLLPLKGTFNADITVKNRGEELPLIHADWNTCGLVYAQYPSAEIDGKSSLDWPLLVFNEIIASTEDGSRIKLDAKANLESQELEAATADGNIGLLLAESLGLTGATYTSLKFNAKASGPFDQLRHSGETSLTDLKIGQDSFNCDLNWTAEALRFSNIDIKGDANAVAFTLNASADLGNAIKTAEIKEALIKVENYADLTLQQPFEIQVTEESELRVSRLSLDGSEGGHFEADCSLDWPRQGKAMISASNVSAIWLGLFLEAPLPFPSDLNQFSLNAEWNEGPMTFDLDAKILGGPSNQVPFQIDLKLLSDGQTIRIENLEASQDDQMLLQGKGTMPIELDPTKPEIIILEPDESMDFQLTAKPGATAIWSWLEGQSGAKVSAPYLDLVLNGSLIAPKGFLKAGFDSISFDDSSDLGQIPDVSQAVVSMTFQPDQIQVEQLGLVIAEHPLEATATLPMSTEQWRNLATSSEVPDLEKLTARLDFQDVPVSAFEELLPTVIRSNGTISLIGEINPGFDWNGKLQIEDVETRPIQPVGALSGIVADLELRNTTLTINTAKASIGGREVAIGGTVGIQNLEKPDYDLTIQGENIPFVRSPGLIMRGTPDLTLTTDDNGSTTLGGTIELNESFYTIDLTAFSQSGGGPSSDPNRRFPYFSVEDEPMSRWRLDVKIIGSDFLRVRTPVFEGKVTADFDLSGRMREPFAFGQASISKGIVMFPFANFRVQNGTVTVTQDDPYQPQLDVTATSRAYGYDLTMRLTGTPDDPQLAFSSTPSLEAGDILLMVTAGQIPDDNSRSSQSRLAGLGVFVGNTILVDLGLVDPLDDRLQVFIAEDISEGGRDTIRVIYRINEIWAVVGQYDRFDAYTLDFKWTIYEE, from the coding sequence ATGCCGCTCAAAATAGCGAAAAAAGTCTTTGCGATCACCCTGCTTCTTGGGATGACGCTTGCGATTATCGCAGTGGCAGCGCTCTTCTCATCGCCTTGGTGGATTGGTTCGGTGGCGGCAGACCTTGCCAGGCAATATGATGTTGAGATTGGCAGCCATGAAACCTTGTCCTTTGGAACGATTGCTTTTAACGATGTCCGCTATGATGATGGAGAAAACTTGAATGCAACGGTCAAGCGCATCGAGGCCCCTTCTCCCCCAGTAATTCTCCTAGCTCGTATTCTGGGGAAATTCGCACCATCGATTGTGGTTTCCGATGTAAACATTATTGAGTCTGGAGGCACTTCAGCAAAAACAACATTAGGCAAAGTAGACCAACCAACAAATCTGCCTGAACTTGCTCGTGAGTATAACGATCTCGGCGTACTCGCCAGCGATTGGTTTGAATCCATCACTGTTACCAATCTTCATTATCAACAGCACGGTTTTCGAATCAAAGTCCCCCAGGCCAGCTTGGCCTTCTGGCAAATAAACTTAAAAGCCATTCTGCCCAATCTCGATGATCCCATCCAAATCGAACTCATGCTCTCGCCAGAGCAAAATGCACAAACTCGGGTACTCGACCTCAAAATCGCGCCAAATGAAATAGTGCCGGAAACGATAGCTGGAATCACTGTAAAACCAACGCAACTGGATATCTCTGGTGGAATCATTCGCAAGAAAGCTAAAATCCTTTTCAACGCTCACTGGAATGATGGAGGGCTTATCCCGCTTACCGCAGAGCTCACTTCAAACACTATTACCATTCCTGAAGAGCTGATAGATCTGCATGATGATTACGAGCAACCTGTGGTCCATTTCAAAGCAACCTGGGCAGATTCAAAGTATGCGGTTCAACTGGTTGCTGATGTAGAGCCTGAAGCTGATGAGTCAGAAGATTATCCAACGCTACATGCTCAAGTAGATGCATCTGGTGACCTGCAATCCGTAACCATCGAATCACTGGAAGCGCATGGCGGCTGGCTCAATGCCCAACTTTCAAATCCGATCAGCATCACGTTCGATAACCTCGCGGATGTTCCTGACGCGCAATTGACCATTGATGCGAACTTCAATCAACAAAAGCTCCTACCCCTCAAGGGTACTTTCAATGCAGACATCACAGTCAAAAATCGAGGAGAAGAATTACCACTGATCCATGCCGATTGGAACACCTGCGGATTGGTTTATGCGCAATATCCCTCTGCCGAAATCGATGGCAAAAGCTCACTGGATTGGCCCTTATTGGTCTTTAATGAAATCATCGCATCAACCGAGGACGGTTCGCGCATCAAACTCGATGCGAAAGCAAATCTGGAGAGCCAAGAATTGGAAGCTGCAACTGCGGATGGTAATATCGGACTGTTGCTCGCTGAAAGCCTGGGACTGACTGGTGCCACTTACACCAGCCTAAAATTCAACGCGAAAGCCAGTGGTCCATTTGATCAGCTCAGGCACTCTGGTGAGACCAGCTTAACAGACCTCAAAATCGGTCAGGACAGCTTTAACTGTGACCTCAACTGGACAGCGGAAGCGCTTCGCTTTTCCAATATAGATATAAAAGGCGACGCCAATGCGGTCGCCTTCACACTCAACGCCTCAGCCGACCTGGGAAATGCGATTAAAACTGCTGAAATCAAGGAAGCGCTTATTAAAGTCGAAAACTACGCTGATTTAACTTTGCAGCAGCCCTTTGAAATACAAGTGACGGAAGAAAGCGAACTGAGGGTTTCCAGGCTTAGTCTGGATGGTTCCGAAGGAGGACATTTTGAAGCGGATTGTTCTCTCGATTGGCCAAGGCAAGGAAAGGCAATGATATCCGCCTCTAATGTCAGTGCCATCTGGCTCGGACTTTTCCTTGAGGCTCCCCTTCCCTTTCCATCCGACCTCAATCAATTTTCTTTGAACGCAGAATGGAATGAAGGGCCGATGACCTTTGATCTCGATGCAAAGATTCTTGGCGGACCAAGCAATCAAGTCCCTTTCCAAATCGACCTGAAACTCCTGAGTGATGGACAAACCATCCGCATCGAAAATCTGGAAGCATCGCAGGATGATCAAATGCTTTTACAGGGCAAAGGCACGATGCCGATCGAACTGGACCCAACGAAACCAGAGATTATCATCCTTGAACCCGATGAGTCGATGGACTTTCAGTTAACGGCCAAACCAGGTGCGACAGCAATCTGGAGTTGGCTGGAGGGTCAAAGCGGCGCCAAAGTATCGGCTCCATATCTTGATCTCGTCCTGAATGGTTCGCTCATTGCGCCCAAAGGTTTTCTTAAAGCAGGCTTCGACAGTATTTCTTTTGACGATAGCAGCGATCTCGGTCAAATCCCCGACGTCAGTCAGGCTGTAGTTTCCATGACTTTTCAACCAGATCAGATTCAAGTGGAACAACTGGGACTCGTAATTGCCGAACATCCACTGGAAGCCACAGCGACGCTTCCCATGAGCACGGAACAATGGAGGAATCTTGCAACATCAAGCGAAGTGCCGGACCTGGAAAAACTAACCGCACGACTCGATTTCCAGGACGTCCCGGTTTCCGCCTTTGAAGAATTGTTGCCAACCGTCATTCGCAGCAATGGCACCATATCACTCATTGGCGAAATCAATCCAGGATTTGACTGGAACGGTAAACTTCAAATCGAGGATGTCGAAACGCGTCCAATACAACCAGTGGGGGCACTCAGCGGAATTGTAGCCGACCTTGAACTGCGAAACACCACTCTGACCATCAATACCGCCAAAGCGAGCATTGGAGGAAGGGAAGTTGCCATAGGTGGAACCGTCGGTATTCAGAATCTCGAAAAACCGGATTACGATCTGACCATCCAAGGGGAAAATATTCCTTTTGTCCGATCACCAGGTTTGATCATGCGTGGCACTCCAGATCTCACGTTAACGACAGATGATAACGGCTCAACCACACTGGGCGGTACAATCGAACTCAATGAGAGCTTTTACACGATCGACCTTACTGCATTCAGCCAAAGTGGCGGTGGCCCAAGTAGTGACCCTAATCGGCGCTTCCCCTACTTCTCCGTTGAGGACGAACCCATGTCCCGCTGGCGTCTGGATGTAAAAATCATCGGTAGTGATTTTCTACGTGTCAGAACCCCTGTCTTCGAAGGTAAGGTCACTGCGGACTTTGACCTGAGCGGACGCATGCGTGAACCCTTTGCCTTTGGACAAGCCAGTATCAGCAAGGGCATTGTCATGTTCCCCTTCGCCAACTTTCGAGTGCAAAACGGAACAGTCACAGTGACCCAGGATGACCCTTACCAGCCACAGTTGGATGTCACCGCCACCAGTCGCGCCTATGGCTACGACTTGACCATGCGATTAACCGGAACACCGGACGATCCTCAGCTTGCTTTTTCATCAACCCCAAGTCTGGAAGCAGGCGACATCCTGTTAATGGTTACAGCGGGGCAAATCCCGGACGACAATTCTCGGTCGAGTCAAAGCCGGCTTGCTGGCCTCGGTGTCTTTGTTGGCAATACCATCCTCGTAGACCTTGGCCTCGTTGACCCACTTGATGATCGACTGCAAGTCTTCATCGCTGAAGACATTTCAGAAGGCGGTCGGGATACCATTCGTGTGATTTACCGCATCAATGAAATCTGGGCCGTGGTTGGCCAGTATGATCGCTTCGACGCATATACGCTCGATTTTAAATGGACTATCTACGAAGAATAA